The following are encoded together in the Oceanobacillus zhaokaii genome:
- a CDS encoding HAD family hydrolase, with the protein MDTIIFDVDDTLYDQALSFINTCKKVLKVSLTDEELDRLYIANRKHSDALFDEKVAGKLTEREMHIRRIKDACAEFGIVMNDEEAMEFQEAYVVEQNKIVLFDEVEELLETLHKQGKQLAILTNGAEGHQSMKIRQLNLERWIPKENIFISGTVGHAKPAIEVFQFIESRLGLNKETTVYVGDSFANDIVGAKQAGWNAVWMNHRKRASVKNSVVADKVVYSAQEMLELLR; encoded by the coding sequence ATGGATACTATTATTTTTGATGTAGATGATACATTATACGATCAAGCATTATCGTTTATAAATACATGCAAAAAGGTTTTAAAAGTGTCACTTACAGATGAGGAACTTGATAGGCTTTACATAGCAAACCGTAAGCATAGTGATGCATTATTTGATGAAAAAGTAGCTGGGAAATTAACGGAGCGAGAAATGCATATCCGTCGTATTAAAGATGCGTGTGCTGAGTTCGGTATCGTAATGAATGATGAGGAAGCAATGGAATTCCAGGAGGCATACGTAGTTGAGCAAAATAAAATTGTGTTATTTGATGAAGTGGAAGAACTGTTGGAAACACTGCACAAACAAGGGAAGCAGCTCGCTATTTTGACAAATGGAGCAGAAGGACATCAATCGATGAAAATAAGGCAGCTGAATTTAGAAAGATGGATTCCAAAAGAAAATATCTTTATTTCAGGTACGGTTGGCCATGCCAAACCAGCAATAGAAGTTTTTCAATTCATTGAAAGCAGACTAGGATTAAACAAGGAAACAACAGTCTATGTCGGTGATTCATTTGCTAATGATATTGTTGGTGCTAAACAGGCTGGGTGGAATGCAGTTTGGATGAACCACCGTAAAAGGGCTAGTGTAAAGAATAGTGTGGTAGCAGATAAAGTAGTATATAGTGCGCAGGAAATGCTTGAGCTGTTGAGGTAA
- a CDS encoding aromatic acid exporter family protein, whose product MVGMGYRTLKTAVGAGLAIWIASLLDLEFATFAAIIVIMCIEKTKKKTLNTIQKKFFASLLSLFLGAVFFEVFGYNPIVFSFFILLFVPILVKARIQAGFVTSMVVVLHIYTVKDANLDIFLNELYIIFIGMGIALLVNSFMPNFKRDIETFKKKIEHKFSAILYEFSAYLRDSERNWNGKEILEVEEIINQAKSIAIQDVENHILRKLNKDYYYLEMREDQLELLKHMVKIVAIVSSSDLHVEQKEMFAEFLAYLSQNVHSGDTTDSSLHKLEECMASIRETELPKTREEFEIRANLFYLIFEIENYLNIKKKLFSRRS is encoded by the coding sequence ATGGTTGGCATGGGCTATAGGACGTTGAAGACTGCTGTAGGAGCTGGGCTTGCAATTTGGATTGCGAGTTTACTCGATCTGGAATTTGCAACATTTGCAGCTATCATCGTCATAATGTGTATCGAGAAGACAAAGAAAAAGACATTAAATACAATACAAAAAAAGTTCTTTGCGTCACTATTATCCTTGTTTCTTGGTGCAGTCTTTTTTGAAGTATTTGGTTATAATCCAATTGTCTTTTCCTTCTTTATTTTATTGTTTGTTCCAATCCTTGTGAAAGCCCGTATACAAGCAGGTTTTGTCACAAGTATGGTAGTTGTTTTACATATTTATACAGTGAAGGATGCCAACTTGGATATCTTTCTGAACGAACTCTATATTATTTTCATAGGCATGGGAATTGCCTTGCTAGTCAACAGTTTTATGCCAAATTTTAAAAGAGATATCGAAACTTTTAAGAAAAAGATTGAGCATAAGTTTAGTGCGATTCTATATGAATTCTCTGCTTATTTAAGAGATAGTGAACGAAACTGGAACGGGAAGGAAATTCTTGAAGTAGAGGAAATCATTAATCAAGCTAAAAGCATTGCCATACAAGATGTTGAAAATCACATATTAAGGAAGCTAAATAAAGATTATTATTATCTTGAAATGCGAGAGGATCAATTGGAACTTCTAAAACATATGGTAAAAATCGTTGCGATTGTTTCTTCTTCGGATCTGCATGTAGAGCAGAAAGAAATGTTTGCGGAATTCCTTGCTTATTTAAGCCAAAACGTTCATTCAGGAGATACAACGGACAGCTCACTACATAAGTTAGAGGAGTGTATGGCATCCATCCGCGAAACGGAGCTGCCAAAGACAAGGGAAGAATTCGAAATAAGAGCGAATCTTTTCTATTTAATTTTTGAAATAGAAAACTACCTAAACATTAAGAAGAAACTCTTTTCTAGAAGGAGTTAG